The proteins below are encoded in one region of Myxocyprinus asiaticus isolate MX2 ecotype Aquarium Trade chromosome 13, UBuf_Myxa_2, whole genome shotgun sequence:
- the LOC127450994 gene encoding coiled-coil domain-containing protein 137-like, which produces MKTETQHKQQKKEKLWSMKKSKKHADPSLDDHLQQIPQCLREIMKSKESMKQGSWQRKKAPKPKLPEGVNLDIPVPHFCRGRQESEKAYLCRMTQEIQHVLFLTNNQNEEEEQTEENKSTKKKGCGILMLVAVPRVAKAPPSLSVKPKKATVKPQGAPRGLLLNSLLGHSPVSVSKPTMARKRINKEERERVVQLYRQMKKQQRDKHEQDKAARMNST; this is translated from the exons TATGAAGAAGTCAAAGAAACATGCTGATCCTTCATTAGATGATCACCTTCAGCAGATTCCTCAGTGCTTACGTGAAATTATGAAGAGTAAGGAGAGTATGAAGCAGGGCTCCTGGCAGAGGAAAAAAG CCCCTaagccaaaactgccagaaggAGTTAATTTAGATATTCCTGTTCCACACTTCTGCAGAGGGAGACAGGAGTCAGAGAAAGCATACCTCTGCCGCATGACGCAAGAGATTCAGCATGTTTTATTTCTCACAAACAACCAGAATGAAGAAGAGGAACAGACAGAAGAAAATAAATCTACTAAAAAGAAAGG ttgcggcatactcatgttggtCGCCGTCCCGCGGGTTGCCAAGGCTCCACCATCACTGAGTGTGAAACCAAAGAAAGCCACAGTCAAACCTCAG GGGGCACCCAGAGGTCTTCTCCTGAACTCCCTCCTGGGTCACAGTCCTGTGTCAGTGAGCAAACCCACTATGGCGAGGAAGAGGATAAACAAGGAGGAGAGGGAACGAGTGGTACAGCTTTACAGACAGATGAAGAAACAGCAGAGAGATAAACATGAGCAGGACAAGGCTGCTAGGATGAACTCCACATGA
- the LOC127450245 gene encoding BTB/POZ domain-containing protein 17-like, translating into MVNSFLGSVSAMIYLANLCVVLCAQMVSVEGGALKQETVLESSAATLNHSMALVQRMEALLTQGNASDVILRVQTLNTDEVKVIQVHSLVLILQSDVFDELLQTRNSSTMVLREPADCAAVFDKFIRYLYCGDITVRLSQAIPLHKLASKYHVWDLQQGLTQYMTQHLSSDSPTGHVVDWYQYAVQIGDVTLQNNCLQYLSWNLSSVLQSAEWSSVSEELLLSLLQRSDLVLQSELELYEALDAWINQNQPSSATAENALKAIRYAMISPQHLLHLQKKSSLMLKYSESVRDLLFLAFQFHAASPVQLAKYFDVNCSLFTPRNYLSPAWGTPWVINNPTRDDRSFSFQTQLGPSGHDASKRVTWNALFSPRWLPLSVRSAFPEHGSMQPTRTDGGRPRIIVTPATSSPDFAGVSFQKTVIVAARKQGKVVVRHVYNFHQSTEEVGNFLLDADLQRRASEYLIDSSLYLHIIVKPLYHNLIVAKK; encoded by the exons atggTGAATTCATTTTTAGGGAGCGTGTCTGCCATGATCTATCTAGCAAACCTTTGTGTTGTACTTTGTGCCCAGATGGTATCAGTGGAAGGAG GTGCACTGAAGCAGGAGACGGTTTTGGAGAGCAGTGCTGCTACACTGAACCATTCAATGGCTTTGGTGCAGCGTATGGAGGCCCTCTTGACCCAAGGAAATGCCAGCGATGTGATCTTACGTGTTCAGACTCTGAACACAGATGAAGTGAAAGTGATCCAGGTCCACTCGCTGGTGCTGATTCTACAGAGCGATGTGTTTGATGAGCTGCTACAGACCCGTAACTCCAGTACAATGGTCCTCAGAGAGCCTGCTGACTGTGCAGCAGTCTTTGATAAGTTCATTAG GTACTTATACTGTGGTGACATTACAGTACGTCTGAGCCAAGCCATTCCCTTACACAAGCTTGCCAGCAAGTACCACGTATGGGACCTTCAACAAGGCCTCACCCAATATATGACCCAGCACCTGTCCAGTGATTCCCCTACAGGTCATGTGGTTGACTGGTACCAATATGCTGTGCAGATCGGAGATGTAACCCTGCAGAATAATTGCTTGCAGTACCTCTCTTGGAACCTTTCATCGGTTCTACAGAGTGCAGAATGGAGCTCTGTCAGTGAGGAACTTCTGCTCTCTTTGCTCCAGCGTTCAGACCTTGTTCTGCAGAGTGAACTTGAGCTGTACGAAGCTCTGGATGCTTGGATCAACCAGAACCAGCCTTCTAGTGCAACAGCTGAGAACGCACTTAAAGCAATACGTTACGCGATGATATCACCCCAACATCTGTTACATCTGCAAAAGAAGTCATCACTGATGCTGAAATATTCTGAGTCGGTACGTGATCTGCTCTTCCTCGCCTTCCAATTCCACGCAGCCTCACCTGTTCAGCTTGCAAAGTACTTTGACGTTAACTGCAGCCTCTTTACGCCACGTAACTACCTATCACCAGCTTGGGGTACACCTTGGGTGATCAACAACCCTACAAGAGATGACCGCAGCTTCAGTTTTCAGACTCAGCTTGGACCTAGTGGCCACGATGCTAGCAAACGTGTGACGTGGAATGCCCTTTTCTCTCCACGGTGGCTTCCGCTCAGTGTGCGATCCGCATTTCCCGAGCATGGATCCATGCAGCCTACTCGTACCGATGGCGGCCGTCCACGAATCATTGTAACACCAGCCACCTCAAGTCCAGATTTTGCTGGCGTCAGCTTTCAAAAAACGGTTATTGTAGCGGCTCGGAAGCAGGGGAAAGTGGTCGTCCGTCATGTCTACAACTTCCACCAGAGCACAGAGGAAGTGGGCAACTTTCTCTTGGATGCGGACCTGCAGCGTAGAGCTTCAGAGTACCTCATTGACAGCTCGCTGTACCTGCATATTATTGTCAAGCCACTCTACCACAACCTCATAGTAGCAAAAAAATAA